The Leptospira barantonii genome includes a region encoding these proteins:
- a CDS encoding DMT family transporter → MFRIGQFGNEAYLILCTLIWGGTFTMTIFGLRDTSPSIFLGLRFGIASLIFLPFAWKEFKKGKVWFPGAFLLGMYLYLGFACETVGLKTTTATKSSFLIGTLVVITPFLEALFKRRMPAKGNLLGAAVVFTGISLIFLGEIGREGSFQIASGDWITLGGALFFSLYIIQMDRMGSNVPIRVSVFYQSFVAGFFALVSVIVLHWTGIEEAKLNPSMRLIPGVLYNALLASVLTTFLQTKYQHHVSPTRVGIIFSLEPVFSSIIAYFLLGESSGPIRIAGCAIVFCGLILAELVGKNKE, encoded by the coding sequence ATGTTTCGCATCGGACAATTCGGAAACGAGGCCTATCTCATACTTTGTACTTTGATTTGGGGCGGAACGTTTACCATGACGATCTTCGGACTTCGCGATACTTCTCCGTCGATCTTTTTGGGTCTTCGTTTCGGAATCGCAAGTCTGATCTTTCTTCCGTTCGCTTGGAAAGAATTCAAAAAAGGTAAAGTATGGTTTCCGGGCGCGTTTTTGCTCGGAATGTATTTGTATCTCGGGTTCGCCTGCGAAACGGTGGGATTAAAAACGACGACCGCGACAAAGTCCTCTTTTTTAATCGGAACGTTAGTCGTCATTACTCCGTTTTTAGAGGCGCTTTTCAAACGAAGGATGCCCGCCAAAGGAAATCTTCTCGGGGCCGCGGTGGTTTTTACCGGGATCAGTCTGATCTTTTTGGGCGAAATCGGAAGGGAAGGTTCCTTTCAAATTGCGAGCGGGGATTGGATCACACTCGGCGGCGCGCTTTTCTTTTCCCTGTATATCATTCAGATGGATCGAATGGGTTCGAACGTTCCGATCCGCGTTTCGGTTTTTTATCAATCCTTTGTCGCCGGTTTTTTTGCCTTGGTTTCCGTGATCGTTTTGCATTGGACCGGAATCGAAGAAGCGAAGTTGAATCCAAGCATGAGATTGATTCCCGGTGTTTTGTATAACGCGCTTTTGGCTTCGGTCCTTACCACGTTTTTGCAGACGAAGTATCAACACCACGTTTCTCCCACAAGGGTAGGAATCATTTTTTCTCTCGAACCAGTATTCTCTTCGATCATCGCTTATTTTTTGTTAGGCGAATCTTCGGGGCCGATTCGAATTGCGGGTTGTGCGATCGTATTCTGTGGTTTGATCTTGGCGGAATTGGTCGGAAAAAACAAAGAATAA